In one Thermogemmata fonticola genomic region, the following are encoded:
- a CDS encoding WD40 domain-containing protein, producing MRLRTIVTSGMGLLLAGLLAVLPPLPSASFSLIAQEKSGSGSGRGGAGPGSAAPVSYYKDIRPILQQHCNGCHQPAKPMGGYLTTSYADLFKAGEREKVGIVPGRPDQSYLVEQIRIHPNGKAEMPKGRDPLSPAQIDKIVTWIAQGAKDDTPPAARTDVIDADHPPKYNSPPVITAVAYSPDGQFLAVSGYHEVLLYDAETLELRARLIGISERIQSLAFSPQGDKLAAVGGAPGRFGEVQVWDYRKGKLLLSAPFTYDTLYGVSWSPDGRMIAFGCADNTVRAIDALTGKQVLQMGTHTDWVLGTVFSQDGQHLVSVSRDMSMRLTEVATQRFIDSVTSITPGALKGGLMAVDRRPWPKTIPVRFWGRTLQVPRPPRYQKVPPDTPGVPPKLYDEVVAAGSDGTPRLYKIHREQKREIGDDANKIRDYQPMPGRISAVAFHPEGLLFAAASSLDGTGEVRIYDVRQSVKKIVCEKVSGPAYTVAWHPSGQRLASAGFDGIVWIHDANTGKLLRQFTVLPGSPPPSNPGTPNTPR from the coding sequence ATGCGGTTGCGTACCATTGTGACAAGCGGGATGGGCCTGCTGCTCGCGGGTCTGTTGGCGGTTCTGCCTCCCTTGCCGTCCGCTTCGTTCTCTCTCATCGCTCAAGAGAAGAGCGGTTCCGGCAGCGGCCGGGGAGGGGCTGGCCCAGGGAGCGCGGCGCCGGTCAGCTACTACAAGGATATCCGCCCCATCCTGCAACAGCATTGCAACGGCTGCCATCAACCGGCCAAACCGATGGGCGGCTACCTCACTACCAGTTACGCCGACTTATTCAAGGCCGGGGAGCGCGAGAAAGTCGGTATTGTACCAGGACGGCCGGATCAAAGTTATCTGGTCGAACAAATCCGCATCCATCCGAACGGCAAAGCGGAAATGCCCAAGGGGCGGGACCCTCTCTCTCCGGCCCAGATCGACAAGATCGTCACCTGGATCGCCCAGGGAGCCAAGGATGACACTCCTCCCGCCGCTCGCACCGACGTGATCGATGCCGATCATCCCCCCAAGTACAATTCGCCGCCGGTGATCACCGCTGTGGCCTACTCCCCCGATGGCCAGTTCCTGGCGGTGAGCGGCTATCACGAGGTGCTGCTTTACGACGCCGAAACGTTGGAATTGCGCGCCCGCCTCATCGGCATCTCCGAACGGATTCAGTCCCTGGCGTTCTCGCCCCAGGGAGACAAGCTGGCGGCGGTCGGCGGCGCACCGGGACGCTTCGGCGAAGTCCAGGTGTGGGACTACCGCAAAGGCAAGCTGCTGCTCTCCGCCCCCTTCACCTATGACACGCTCTACGGCGTGAGCTGGTCCCCCGATGGCCGCATGATCGCCTTCGGCTGCGCAGATAATACGGTGCGGGCCATCGATGCCCTGACCGGCAAGCAGGTGCTGCAAATGGGCACGCACACCGACTGGGTGCTCGGCACCGTCTTCTCCCAGGATGGGCAGCATCTGGTGTCGGTGAGCCGGGACATGAGCATGCGTCTGACCGAAGTGGCGACGCAGCGTTTCATCGATAGTGTCACCAGCATTACACCAGGAGCACTCAAAGGCGGACTGATGGCGGTGGATCGCCGGCCCTGGCCCAAGACGATCCCGGTGCGGTTCTGGGGCCGGACCTTGCAGGTGCCGCGGCCGCCCCGCTACCAGAAGGTGCCGCCGGATACGCCTGGCGTTCCCCCCAAACTCTACGACGAGGTCGTGGCGGCTGGATCGGATGGCACCCCCCGCCTCTACAAAATCCATCGGGAACAGAAGCGGGAAATCGGAGACGACGCCAATAAAATCCGCGACTACCAGCCGATGCCGGGACGCATCTCCGCCGTGGCCTTCCATCCGGAGGGTCTGCTGTTCGCCGCAGCCAGCAGCCTCGACGGCACCGGCGAAGTCCGCATCTACGACGTCCGCCAAAGCGTCAAAAAGATCGTCTGCGAAAAAGTGAGCGGTCCGGCCTATACCGTGGCCTGGCACCCCAGCGGCCAACGGCTCGCCTCCGCGGGCTTCGACGGCATCGTCTGGATCCACGACGCCAACACCGGCAAACTGCTGCGGCAGTTCACCGTCCTGCCCGGCAGCCCGCCCCCCAGTAATCCTGGCACTCCCAACACCCCACGCTGA
- a CDS encoding DUF1559 family PulG-like putative transporter, whose protein sequence is MTRRRFAVPGVLLAWLSATAAFWPKPTLSGTTPPPLPALSALPPTLSPAHPLSPSELFAARHFQKAERNKAALMESANNLKTILIALHNHHDARGCLPAPAFEDRNGKPLLSWRVAILPYIDDKLYQEFKLDEPWDSEHNKKLIERMPKTFALPGAEEEAKKGLTHYRVFFGPGAAWEAGKGFQFTDFTDGTSNTWMVVVAKEAVPWTKPEELPFDPKKNMGALLGQVGGVFQAAFADGSVRNYPKLPNAKTIQALITRNGGEVIDD, encoded by the coding sequence ATGACGCGCCGCCGCTTTGCCGTGCCCGGTGTGCTCCTAGCTTGGCTGAGTGCCACGGCCGCTTTCTGGCCGAAGCCGACCTTGTCGGGGACAACGCCGCCTCCGCTGCCGGCCCTATCCGCCCTGCCCCCCACCCTGTCCCCGGCCCATCCCCTCTCGCCCAGCGAGTTGTTCGCGGCCCGTCACTTCCAAAAAGCCGAGCGCAATAAGGCAGCTCTCATGGAGTCTGCTAATAACCTCAAAACGATCCTCATTGCCTTGCACAACCACCATGACGCTCGTGGCTGCCTCCCTGCGCCGGCCTTCGAGGATCGGAACGGCAAGCCGCTGCTGAGCTGGCGTGTCGCCATCCTGCCCTACATCGACGATAAACTTTACCAAGAGTTCAAGCTGGATGAGCCGTGGGACAGCGAGCACAACAAGAAGCTGATCGAGCGGATGCCCAAGACATTCGCCCTGCCGGGGGCTGAGGAGGAGGCGAAAAAGGGCCTGACGCACTACCGCGTCTTCTTCGGTCCCGGCGCCGCTTGGGAAGCGGGGAAAGGATTTCAGTTCACAGACTTCACCGACGGTACGTCCAACACCTGGATGGTCGTGGTGGCCAAGGAGGCGGTACCGTGGACCAAGCCGGAGGAGCTGCCCTTCGACCCGAAGAAGAACATGGGCGCCCTGTTGGGGCAAGTCGGCGGCGTCTTCCAGGCAGCCTTCGCCGATGGTTCTGTGCGGAACTACCCCAAGCTGCCCAACGCCAAAACGATCCAGGCCTTGATCACCCGCAATGGCGGGGAAGTGATCGACGACTGA
- a CDS encoding type IV pilus twitching motility protein PilT — protein MAGDGQEEPQSVPEALRRWLEWTVQVEASDLHLVAGHPPMLRLHGELTEMPEPPLEAAALEPLLLSLCSPEQAERLSANRNVDFAVTVALGQEVVRLRAALFHAGRQLAACFRLIPSRIPDLAWAGFPAALADRLCALRDGLVIVTGATGSGKTTTLAMLVDRIHALGGRRILTVEEPVEYLFPRRPHSLVTQREVGVDVLSFADGLKYGLRQDPDVLLIGEVRDRETAQMVLSAAETGHLVFTTLHTRDAKGAITRLADLFAQEVQSLIRAQLAMSLRAILSQRLLPGLERGSRRVLALEVLWNTHPIASAIRSGKIESIDNYILTGREEGMITFDESIRQLFRAGRITRRTAEEHMADPTLLQRP, from the coding sequence ATGGCAGGTGACGGACAGGAAGAACCGCAGAGCGTGCCGGAGGCTTTGCGGCGATGGCTGGAGTGGACGGTGCAGGTGGAAGCGTCGGACCTGCATCTGGTGGCGGGTCACCCGCCGATGCTGCGCCTGCATGGGGAACTGACGGAGATGCCGGAGCCACCCCTGGAGGCCGCGGCGCTGGAACCGCTGCTCTTATCGCTCTGCTCGCCGGAACAGGCGGAGCGGCTGAGTGCGAACCGCAACGTGGACTTCGCCGTGACGGTGGCCTTGGGGCAGGAGGTGGTCCGGTTGCGTGCGGCCTTGTTCCATGCAGGCCGGCAGTTGGCCGCCTGCTTCCGCCTTATTCCGTCACGCATTCCCGACCTGGCCTGGGCCGGCTTCCCCGCGGCGCTGGCGGATCGCCTCTGTGCCCTCCGCGATGGACTGGTCATCGTCACCGGGGCGACCGGTTCCGGCAAAACGACGACCCTGGCCATGCTGGTGGACCGCATCCATGCTCTCGGCGGGCGCCGCATTCTGACGGTGGAAGAACCTGTGGAGTATCTCTTCCCCCGCCGGCCGCATTCCCTGGTGACGCAGCGGGAAGTCGGCGTCGATGTGCTCAGCTTTGCTGACGGCCTCAAATACGGCCTGCGCCAGGACCCCGATGTCCTGCTCATCGGCGAAGTCCGCGATCGCGAGACGGCCCAGATGGTGCTCTCGGCGGCGGAGACCGGCCACCTCGTCTTCACCACCCTGCACACCCGCGATGCCAAGGGCGCCATCACCCGCCTGGCCGATCTGTTCGCTCAGGAAGTGCAGAGCCTCATCCGCGCGCAGCTCGCCATGAGCCTGCGGGCTATTCTCAGCCAGCGCTTGCTGCCGGGTCTGGAACGGGGCAGCCGCCGCGTCCTGGCCCTGGAGGTCCTCTGGAACACCCACCCCATCGCCAGCGCTATCCGCAGCGGCAAGATCGAAAGTATCGACAACTACATCCTCACCGGACGCGAAGAGGGGATGATCACCTTCGACGAATCGATCCGCCAGCTCTTCCGCGCCGGCCGCATCACCCGCCGCACTGCCGAAGAGCACATGGCCGATCCCACCCTCCTGCAACGCCCGTGA
- a CDS encoding DUF1549 domain-containing protein gives MRCRHFLAVGFAWVGVLFPLPLKAGEAPGGSAPAAREALPEGATVTRLVVHPSRIELRGPFAYAQVLVTAQLSNGETADVTRLAHYELPQGLTVDAGLIRPQRDVQGTLTIRLGNQSVQVPVQAVQVQSDPPVSFVADVQPVLSKLGCNAGTCHGAAQGKNGFKLSLRGYDPLFDYRSLTDDLEGRRFNRAAPEKSLMLMKPAGVVPHQGGVLLQLGDPNYELIRRWIAQGVRFDPQTPRVRSIEVYPKNPTIYRIGQKQQFAVYATYSDGRVRDVTAEAFLESSNTEVATVSPRGLAQTLRRGEATLLARYEGAYAASTLIVLGDRTGFEWIQRPVHNFIDELVDAKLKKVRVQVSPLASDEEFLRRVYLDLTGLPPTSAEVRAFLADPRDSRVKRDEVIDRLIGSEAFIEHWTNKWADLLMVNRKFLGEAGAAAYRQWIREAIATNMPYDRFAYTILTASGSNLSVPPASYHKILRTPDALMENTTQLFLAIRFNCNKCHDHPFERWTQDDYYGLAAYFARTKLSEDPKYKGQRIGGSAVEGAKPLVEIVADAPDGEVRHERTGQIAAPRFPFSVPVSLSPQEPRRVQLAKWITSPQNPYFAKSYVNRLWSYLLGVGLIEPVDDIRAGNPPTNPELLDRLTEEFIRSGFDTRHIMRLICKSRTYQLSVETNRWNKDDEINYSHALPRRLPAEVLFDSIHRVTGAVSRLPGLPPGARAAQLLDSNVEVPGGFFELFSKPPRESPCECERSNTLNLGPILAMVNGPIIGEALRDPNNRLNQFVLQEKDDAKVVEEIYLSVLNRRPTPAELQAGIKALHSADADHKYLVEEYLKRKAAFEAYEKTIPQRQKAWEAGLLAQKPTQWVTLDIRKAASRQGPYAQPRPGATLTVQPDGSILASGNIDSLDIYTLVGLAETDQPITAIRLEVLSDPSLPSKGPGRAPNGNFVLTEFRLRYHRLDQPDGPQAIVRLTAAAATFQQDGFPLANTLDNNRATGWAIAPQTGRDQAALFRLAQPISGPAGVAFTIEMEQHYQQAAHHTLGKFRLSYTTDPNPRLSSPLTPEQLALLETPEEKRTPEQKARLRQMYLAQDQEYQRLAAEAAKVPPPDPRVVGAQDLVWALINTPAFLFNH, from the coding sequence ATGAGATGCCGACATTTTCTCGCTGTGGGATTCGCCTGGGTTGGAGTGCTGTTTCCCCTGCCGCTGAAGGCGGGCGAGGCGCCTGGAGGGTCCGCTCCCGCAGCTCGCGAAGCCTTGCCAGAGGGGGCCACAGTCACTCGGCTGGTGGTGCACCCCTCCCGGATCGAGTTGCGCGGTCCCTTTGCCTATGCCCAGGTGCTCGTGACCGCTCAGCTCAGCAACGGCGAAACCGCGGATGTGACCCGCCTGGCGCATTACGAATTGCCCCAGGGGCTGACTGTGGACGCCGGACTGATCCGGCCCCAGCGCGACGTGCAAGGCACGCTGACCATCCGCCTGGGAAACCAGAGCGTGCAGGTGCCGGTCCAGGCGGTCCAGGTGCAGAGCGATCCGCCAGTCAGCTTCGTGGCGGACGTGCAGCCGGTGCTGTCCAAGCTGGGGTGCAATGCGGGCACCTGCCACGGGGCCGCCCAGGGGAAAAACGGCTTCAAGCTCTCCCTGCGCGGCTACGATCCCCTCTTCGACTATCGCAGCCTCACGGATGATCTGGAAGGGCGGCGGTTCAACCGGGCGGCGCCGGAAAAGAGCCTGATGCTCATGAAGCCCGCCGGCGTGGTCCCCCATCAGGGCGGCGTGCTCCTGCAACTGGGTGACCCGAATTACGAACTGATCCGCCGCTGGATCGCCCAGGGGGTGCGCTTTGACCCGCAAACGCCGCGCGTCCGCAGCATCGAGGTCTATCCGAAAAATCCCACGATCTACCGCATCGGCCAGAAGCAGCAGTTTGCCGTCTATGCCACCTACAGCGACGGGCGGGTGCGGGATGTCACCGCCGAGGCTTTCCTGGAAAGCAGCAACACGGAAGTGGCCACGGTGTCGCCACGGGGCCTGGCCCAGACCCTCCGCCGGGGGGAAGCCACCCTGCTCGCCCGCTACGAAGGCGCCTACGCCGCCTCCACCCTCATCGTGTTGGGGGACCGCACCGGCTTTGAGTGGATCCAGCGGCCCGTCCACAACTTCATCGATGAGCTGGTCGATGCCAAGCTCAAGAAAGTACGGGTGCAGGTCAGCCCCTTGGCCAGCGACGAGGAGTTCCTCCGCCGGGTCTATCTCGACCTAACCGGCCTGCCTCCCACCTCCGCGGAAGTCCGGGCCTTCCTGGCCGACCCACGGGACAGCCGCGTCAAGCGGGATGAAGTCATCGACCGGCTCATTGGCAGCGAAGCCTTCATCGAACACTGGACCAACAAATGGGCGGACCTGCTCATGGTCAACCGCAAGTTTTTGGGCGAAGCCGGTGCCGCCGCCTACCGCCAATGGATCCGCGAGGCCATCGCCACCAACATGCCTTATGATCGCTTCGCCTATACGATCCTGACCGCCTCCGGTTCCAACCTGTCCGTACCCCCGGCGTCGTATCACAAAATCCTGCGCACGCCGGACGCCCTCATGGAAAACACCACCCAGCTTTTCCTGGCCATCCGCTTCAACTGCAACAAGTGCCACGACCATCCCTTCGAGCGCTGGACGCAGGATGACTACTACGGCTTGGCCGCCTACTTTGCTCGGACCAAGCTCAGCGAGGACCCGAAGTACAAGGGGCAGCGGATCGGCGGCTCGGCGGTGGAAGGGGCCAAGCCCCTCGTGGAAATCGTCGCCGACGCTCCCGACGGGGAAGTGCGGCATGAACGGACCGGGCAGATTGCCGCCCCCCGCTTCCCCTTCAGCGTGCCGGTGAGCCTCTCGCCCCAGGAACCCCGGCGCGTCCAACTGGCCAAATGGATCACCTCCCCGCAGAACCCCTACTTCGCCAAAAGCTACGTCAATCGCCTCTGGAGCTACCTGCTCGGCGTGGGGTTGATCGAACCGGTGGACGACATCCGCGCAGGCAATCCGCCGACCAACCCCGAATTGCTGGACCGCCTGACCGAGGAGTTCATCCGCAGCGGTTTCGACACCCGGCACATCATGCGCTTGATCTGCAAGAGCCGGACCTATCAGCTCTCGGTAGAAACCAACCGCTGGAACAAGGATGACGAGATCAACTACTCACACGCTTTGCCGCGGCGTCTGCCGGCGGAGGTGCTCTTCGACTCGATCCACCGGGTGACTGGCGCGGTTAGCCGCCTGCCGGGTCTGCCTCCGGGAGCACGGGCTGCGCAGCTTCTCGATAGCAACGTCGAAGTCCCCGGCGGCTTCTTCGAGCTGTTCAGCAAGCCGCCGCGGGAAAGCCCCTGCGAATGCGAACGCTCCAACACCCTCAACCTCGGCCCCATCCTGGCTATGGTCAACGGGCCGATCATCGGCGAAGCCCTGCGCGATCCCAACAACCGCCTCAATCAGTTCGTCCTCCAGGAGAAGGACGACGCCAAGGTCGTGGAGGAGATTTACCTCTCGGTACTCAATCGCCGTCCCACTCCTGCGGAATTGCAAGCGGGGATCAAGGCCCTGCACTCCGCCGACGCCGACCACAAGTACCTGGTCGAGGAGTACCTCAAGCGCAAGGCCGCCTTCGAGGCATACGAAAAGACAATTCCCCAGCGGCAGAAGGCGTGGGAAGCGGGCCTGCTCGCTCAAAAGCCGACGCAGTGGGTGACCCTGGACATCCGCAAGGCGGCCTCCCGCCAGGGTCCCTACGCTCAGCCGCGGCCCGGCGCCACCCTCACTGTTCAGCCGGACGGCAGCATCCTGGCCAGCGGCAACATCGACTCCCTCGACATTTACACCCTCGTCGGCCTGGCCGAAACCGATCAGCCGATCACCGCCATCCGCCTGGAAGTGCTCAGCGATCCGAGCCTGCCGAGCAAAGGGCCGGGGCGCGCTCCCAACGGCAACTTCGTGCTCACGGAGTTCCGCCTCCGCTATCACCGCTTGGATCAGCCCGACGGCCCGCAGGCGATTGTCCGCCTCACCGCCGCCGCTGCCACCTTCCAGCAGGACGGCTTCCCCTTGGCCAACACACTAGACAACAACCGGGCCACCGGTTGGGCCATCGCCCCGCAAACTGGCCGGGATCAGGCCGCCCTCTTCCGCCTGGCGCAACCAATCAGCGGGCCGGCAGGTGTCGCCTTCACCATCGAAATGGAGCAGCACTATCAGCAGGCGGCCCATCACACCCTCGGCAAGTTCCGCCTCTCCTACACCACGGACCCCAATCCGCGCCTGAGCAGCCCGCTCACGCCGGAACAGCTTGCCTTGCTGGAGACCCCCGAAGAGAAGCGGACGCCGGAACAAAAGGCCCGCCTGCGCCAGATGTACCTCGCCCAGGATCAGGAGTACCAACGCCTGGCTGCGGAAGCGGCCAAGGTCCCGCCCCCGGACCCCCGCGTCGTCGGCGCGCAGGACCTCGTCTGGGCTTTGATCAACACTCCCGCTTTCCTGTTCAACCACTAA
- a CDS encoding HlyD family efflux transporter periplasmic adaptor subunit translates to MRKTSTAYRNPAPAITRLRPWWKKGGWLLLLAAGCAPTGSPVPVPPPDDGSSATAAAASIGAPLYEGQPVPQFPPLRVGPEPIIIPNCFVQYEERQQVSAEVDGRIELLAAPLTRRPDGRYEWPRPDGPPILYDPERPHPNIVFHPRDPQRQYPYWRLQEGDFVQAGQTVCLLDDQLIQTRREAAEKNRLAAQEVREQAQKGADFAQRKIDLYKNNPDVIPQSTILDDRIMLSRFLENLAQVNQQIVKAEQELKEADLLIQKHRVTATVSGIIRNIARWPGEYVRAGDKILEIQSTDKVRLEGQLDVQYAARLRRHMTVSVEPTLPTAPLMTLSAHRQPVAGVAVSGHAERPLVVSVGLDGTAVVWDPNLSQVAERSSLGHNLPHPAPVRSVACTPPGAPRQLVVTGAEDGRLRIWDIDDPEHLPAQPKVEAEPPHVTGIGFVAISPDGRYAASAAGREVWLWALPSGERLYALPPDHRDTVTSLAFNPQGQLVTASRDRTLKVWKLGREGAALTRTLEHRAGLLDVLGLSPDGARVLFDHDKSRLDLLQLDSGQTVGQVINFSPHLGFATLALFQPQTLPAELPPEQWPPYTLATVGGEGDLKGTVQLWHLPRSGGRAAEIARLIPPGRVAITAAAFSPPAATPFFVLGTDKGTVHLWTLPKAPPHRQEGRIVTIDAADPRSVTVRVEMDNRALRLLDKSTATVIVPPPDKLP, encoded by the coding sequence GTGAGAAAGACATCGACGGCCTATCGAAACCCAGCACCTGCGATAACCAGGTTACGTCCCTGGTGGAAGAAGGGCGGCTGGCTCCTGCTGCTCGCTGCGGGATGTGCTCCCACAGGTTCGCCCGTTCCGGTGCCGCCGCCGGACGATGGCTCATCCGCCACTGCCGCTGCCGCCTCCATCGGGGCTCCGCTTTACGAGGGGCAGCCCGTCCCCCAGTTTCCTCCCCTACGTGTCGGCCCGGAACCGATCATCATTCCCAACTGCTTCGTGCAATACGAGGAGCGGCAACAGGTCTCGGCAGAAGTGGATGGCCGGATCGAATTGCTGGCCGCCCCCCTGACGCGCCGACCCGATGGCCGCTACGAATGGCCCCGCCCCGATGGCCCCCCCATCCTCTACGACCCGGAGCGCCCCCATCCCAACATCGTCTTCCATCCCCGCGATCCCCAGCGGCAATACCCCTACTGGCGGCTTCAGGAAGGGGATTTCGTCCAAGCGGGCCAGACGGTTTGCCTCCTGGATGACCAATTGATTCAGACCCGGCGGGAAGCGGCCGAGAAGAACCGCCTCGCCGCCCAGGAAGTCCGCGAACAGGCCCAAAAGGGAGCCGACTTCGCCCAACGCAAAATCGACCTGTACAAAAACAACCCCGACGTCATCCCGCAATCGACCATTCTGGACGACCGCATCATGCTCAGCCGGTTCCTGGAGAACCTGGCCCAGGTGAACCAGCAGATCGTCAAGGCCGAGCAGGAACTCAAGGAGGCGGACCTGTTGATCCAGAAGCACCGGGTGACGGCGACGGTCAGCGGCATCATCCGCAACATTGCCCGCTGGCCCGGCGAGTATGTGCGGGCCGGAGACAAAATCCTGGAGATTCAATCGACGGACAAAGTCCGCCTGGAAGGGCAGCTCGATGTGCAATATGCCGCCCGCTTGCGCCGCCACATGACGGTGAGTGTGGAGCCGACCCTGCCGACTGCCCCGCTGATGACGCTGTCCGCGCACCGTCAGCCGGTGGCGGGGGTGGCCGTCTCCGGCCATGCCGAGCGCCCCCTGGTGGTGTCGGTGGGACTAGATGGGACCGCCGTGGTGTGGGACCCGAACCTGTCCCAGGTGGCGGAACGTTCCAGTTTGGGGCATAATCTGCCGCATCCGGCGCCGGTCCGCTCCGTGGCCTGCACTCCTCCGGGAGCGCCGCGGCAACTCGTCGTCACCGGGGCCGAGGATGGCCGCCTGCGCATTTGGGACATCGACGACCCGGAGCACCTCCCCGCTCAGCCGAAGGTGGAGGCCGAACCGCCGCACGTGACCGGCATCGGTTTTGTGGCCATCAGTCCCGATGGCCGCTACGCTGCCTCCGCCGCCGGGCGTGAAGTCTGGCTCTGGGCGCTGCCCAGCGGCGAGCGGCTCTACGCCTTGCCCCCCGATCACCGGGATACCGTCACCAGCCTGGCCTTCAACCCCCAGGGGCAGTTGGTGACGGCCAGCCGCGACCGCACCCTCAAGGTGTGGAAACTGGGCCGGGAAGGCGCCGCTTTGACCCGCACCCTGGAACACCGCGCCGGCCTGCTCGATGTGCTCGGCCTCAGCCCCGACGGCGCCCGCGTCCTCTTCGATCATGACAAGAGCCGCCTGGACCTGCTCCAACTGGACAGCGGACAAACGGTGGGACAAGTGATCAATTTCAGCCCTCACCTCGGTTTCGCCACGTTGGCTCTGTTCCAACCGCAGACTTTGCCCGCGGAGCTGCCGCCGGAGCAGTGGCCGCCGTACACCCTGGCCACGGTGGGCGGAGAAGGGGACCTCAAAGGCACCGTCCAGCTCTGGCATCTGCCCCGTAGTGGGGGCCGGGCCGCGGAAATCGCCCGCTTGATTCCTCCGGGTCGAGTGGCAATTACCGCCGCGGCGTTCAGCCCGCCCGCCGCCACGCCGTTCTTTGTCCTGGGCACCGACAAAGGCACGGTCCACCTCTGGACCCTGCCGAAAGCCCCGCCCCACCGCCAAGAAGGGCGGATCGTCACCATCGACGCCGCCGATCCTCGCTCTGTAACCGTCCGTGTGGAAATGGACAACCGGGCCTTGCGCCTGCTGGACAAGAGTACGGCGACGGTGATTGTGCCGCCGCCGGACAAGCTGCCGTAG